In Xiphophorus maculatus strain JP 163 A chromosome 2, X_maculatus-5.0-male, whole genome shotgun sequence, one genomic interval encodes:
- the irak4 gene encoding interleukin-1 receptor-associated kinase 4 isoform X2 produces MSSSLTSATYIRNISYGLRRQLSDFLDPQDRWKDVIVSIRKPSGEPRYSQLHVRRFEGLVTQGKSPTVELLNDWGTTNCTVGELVDILKSRNLLAAAGLLLPWEEYSSAETLPLPLPLPPDRDPPTRPLDETQSQPPPAGSAPETQVVSENSETGHTGISSFMYSELRKITGNFDDRSVSNGGSRLGEGGFGTVYKGFLNNRPVAVKKLNPMDDMPLDKLQDQFNQEIQTLKVLKHENLVDMVGFSCDEQQMCIVYAFMANGSLLDRLACLDGSPPLSWRQRCLIAEGTARGLEYLHSNYHVHRDVKSANILLDENFVAKISDFGLTRASAKHTSTTMMTERIVGTRAYMAPEALRGQITPKSDVFSFGVVLLEILSGRPPADENKEPQFLSAFPFWPVLDGYQGRHR; encoded by the exons ATGAGTAGTTCTTTGACTTCCGCTACTTACATTCGCAACATCAGTTACGGTCTACGCCGCCAGTTATCCGACTTTCTGGACCCTCAGGACAGGTGGAAGGATGTGATTGTGTCCATACGGAAGCCGAGCGGGGAGCCGAGGTACTCCCAGCTTCACGTCAG gAGGTTTGAAGGTCTTGTGACGCAGGGGAAGAGTCCCACCGTGGAGCTGCTGAATGACTGGGGAACCACCAACTGCACAGTGGGAGAACTGGTGGATATTTTGAAGAGCCGCAATTTGTTGGCTGCTGCCGGTCTCCTGCTACCTT GGGAAGAATATTCATCGGCAGAGACACTCCCGCTCCCCTTACCACTACCTCCTGACAGAGACCCTCCGACCAGACCACTGGACGAGACGCAGAGTCAGCCTCCACCCGCCGGATCAGCACCGGAGACACAAGTAGTGAGTGAAAACAGCGAAACAGGACACACAG GTATTTCCAGTTTTATGTACAGTGAGCTGAGGAAGATCACAGGCAACTTTGACGACCGGTCCGTCTCAAACGGTGGCAGCCGACTCGGAGAGGGGGGCTTCGGCACCGTGTACAAAGGCTTCCTGAACAACAGACCTGTGGCGGTGAAAAAACTAAACCCA ATGGATGACATGCCTCTGGACAAGCTGCAAGATCAGTTTAACCAAGAGATTCAGACTCTGAAAGT GTTGAAACACGAGAACTTGGTTGACATGGTTGGATTCTCATGCGACGAGCAGCAAATGTGTATAGTGTACGCCTTCATGGCCAATGGATCTTTGCTGGATCGACTCGCTTGCTTG GACGGCAGTCCTCCTCTTTCCTGGCGACAGAGGTGCTTGATCGCAGAAGGGACCGCTAGAGGTTTGGAGTACCTCCATAGCAACTATCATGTACACAGAGATGTTAAAAG TGCAAACATCCTGCTGGATGAGAACTTTGTGGCGAAAATCTCCGACTTTGGGCTGACGAGAGCGTCGGCCAAGCACACGTCTACGACGATGATGACGGAGAGGATCGTGGGGACCCGTGCGTACATGGCCCCTGAGGCCCTGCGGGGACAGATCACCCCAAAGTCTGACGTGTTCAGCTTCGGAGTG GTGCTGTTAGAAATATTGTCTGGACGTCCGCCAGCTGATGAAAACAAGGAGCCCCAGTTCCTG tCCGCCTTTCCCTTCTGGCCCGTCTTAGATGGATATCAGGGACGACATCGATGA
- the irak4 gene encoding interleukin-1 receptor-associated kinase 4 isoform X1 → MSSSLTSATYIRNISYGLRRQLSDFLDPQDRWKDVIVSIRKPSGEPRYSQLHVRRFEGLVTQGKSPTVELLNDWGTTNCTVGELVDILKSRNLLAAAGLLLPWEEYSSAETLPLPLPLPPDRDPPTRPLDETQSQPPPAGSAPETQVVSENSETGHTGISSFMYSELRKITGNFDDRSVSNGGSRLGEGGFGTVYKGFLNNRPVAVKKLNPMDDMPLDKLQDQFNQEIQTLKVLKHENLVDMVGFSCDEQQMCIVYAFMANGSLLDRLACLDGSPPLSWRQRCLIAEGTARGLEYLHSNYHVHRDVKSANILLDENFVAKISDFGLTRASAKHTSTTMMTERIVGTRAYMAPEALRGQITPKSDVFSFGVVLLEILSGRPPADENKEPQFLMDIRDDIDDEDEDLTLEQILDRKMTDWELSQVESIYCLASNCLDDRKNRRPFIKQVVSEIHSVIKSISLQL, encoded by the exons ATGAGTAGTTCTTTGACTTCCGCTACTTACATTCGCAACATCAGTTACGGTCTACGCCGCCAGTTATCCGACTTTCTGGACCCTCAGGACAGGTGGAAGGATGTGATTGTGTCCATACGGAAGCCGAGCGGGGAGCCGAGGTACTCCCAGCTTCACGTCAG gAGGTTTGAAGGTCTTGTGACGCAGGGGAAGAGTCCCACCGTGGAGCTGCTGAATGACTGGGGAACCACCAACTGCACAGTGGGAGAACTGGTGGATATTTTGAAGAGCCGCAATTTGTTGGCTGCTGCCGGTCTCCTGCTACCTT GGGAAGAATATTCATCGGCAGAGACACTCCCGCTCCCCTTACCACTACCTCCTGACAGAGACCCTCCGACCAGACCACTGGACGAGACGCAGAGTCAGCCTCCACCCGCCGGATCAGCACCGGAGACACAAGTAGTGAGTGAAAACAGCGAAACAGGACACACAG GTATTTCCAGTTTTATGTACAGTGAGCTGAGGAAGATCACAGGCAACTTTGACGACCGGTCCGTCTCAAACGGTGGCAGCCGACTCGGAGAGGGGGGCTTCGGCACCGTGTACAAAGGCTTCCTGAACAACAGACCTGTGGCGGTGAAAAAACTAAACCCA ATGGATGACATGCCTCTGGACAAGCTGCAAGATCAGTTTAACCAAGAGATTCAGACTCTGAAAGT GTTGAAACACGAGAACTTGGTTGACATGGTTGGATTCTCATGCGACGAGCAGCAAATGTGTATAGTGTACGCCTTCATGGCCAATGGATCTTTGCTGGATCGACTCGCTTGCTTG GACGGCAGTCCTCCTCTTTCCTGGCGACAGAGGTGCTTGATCGCAGAAGGGACCGCTAGAGGTTTGGAGTACCTCCATAGCAACTATCATGTACACAGAGATGTTAAAAG TGCAAACATCCTGCTGGATGAGAACTTTGTGGCGAAAATCTCCGACTTTGGGCTGACGAGAGCGTCGGCCAAGCACACGTCTACGACGATGATGACGGAGAGGATCGTGGGGACCCGTGCGTACATGGCCCCTGAGGCCCTGCGGGGACAGATCACCCCAAAGTCTGACGTGTTCAGCTTCGGAGTG GTGCTGTTAGAAATATTGTCTGGACGTCCGCCAGCTGATGAAAACAAGGAGCCCCAGTTCCTG ATGGATATCAGGGACGACATCGATGATGAAGACGAAGATCTGACCCTGGAGCAGATTTTGGACAGGAAGATGACAGACTGGGAGCTGAGCCAGGTGGAGAGCATCTACTGCTTGGCTTCCAACTGCTTGGATGACAGAAAAAACAGGCGGCCGTTCATCAAACAG GTTGTTTCAGAGATTCACAGCGTCATCAAAAGCATCTCATTGCAATTGTAG